In a single window of the Pyrococcus sp. NA2 genome:
- a CDS encoding RNA polymerase Rpb4 family protein, translating into MIGRKKLGERYITIAEAKEILKKRYEEGIKAGIEEPLFYEARLALEHAEKFAKLPAEKAREAVEELLSSFEWMTDRIAGKIVDIMPEDNFDLRVIFAKEEHQPTPEEMKKILEILDKYRE; encoded by the coding sequence ATGATAGGAAGGAAAAAACTTGGAGAGAGATATATAACAATAGCCGAAGCCAAAGAGATACTAAAAAAGAGATATGAAGAAGGAATAAAAGCTGGGATAGAGGAACCATTGTTCTATGAGGCAAGGCTTGCATTGGAGCATGCAGAGAAATTCGCCAAACTTCCAGCTGAAAAGGCAAGAGAGGCAGTTGAAGAACTGCTATCATCTTTTGAGTGGATGACCGACAGGATAGCAGGGAAGATCGTTGATATCATGCCAGAAGATAACTTTGACTTAAGGGTGATATTTGCCAAAGAAGAACATCAGCCAACCCCTGAAGAAATGAAGAAGATCCTCGAGATACTCGATAAATATAGGGAATAG
- a CDS encoding geranylgeranylglyceryl/heptaprenylglyceryl phosphate synthase codes for MKIGKVESYIHERLEKKKLHFVLIDPDDTSPELAGKLSKLCEEIGIDAIMVGGSTGAEGEILDDVVKAIKENSSLPVILFPGSHVGVSKYADAIFFMSLLNSRNPFFITGAQALGAFTVKKYGIEPIPMAYIIVEPGETVGWVGDAKPIPRHKPKLAAAYALAGQYLGMRLVYLEAGSGAPEPVPPEMVRTVKLTIEIPLIVGGGIKTGEQVRELTRAGADIIVTGTAIESARSLEEARKRLENLRKGL; via the coding sequence GTGAAAATTGGAAAAGTTGAGAGTTATATTCATGAAAGACTTGAAAAGAAAAAGCTTCACTTCGTTCTAATAGATCCCGATGACACATCTCCAGAACTTGCTGGTAAGTTATCAAAACTTTGCGAAGAGATTGGAATTGATGCAATAATGGTTGGAGGTTCAACGGGAGCCGAAGGGGAAATACTTGATGATGTAGTTAAGGCAATAAAGGAGAACTCATCCCTGCCAGTTATACTGTTTCCTGGATCTCATGTAGGAGTAAGCAAATATGCCGATGCAATATTTTTCATGAGCCTTCTAAACTCCAGAAATCCATTCTTCATAACAGGAGCTCAAGCTCTTGGGGCCTTTACAGTAAAGAAATACGGCATAGAACCAATTCCAATGGCCTATATAATAGTTGAACCGGGAGAAACCGTTGGATGGGTAGGAGATGCAAAGCCAATTCCTAGACATAAGCCAAAACTTGCAGCAGCCTATGCACTGGCAGGTCAGTACCTTGGAATGAGACTCGTCTACTTAGAGGCCGGTAGCGGAGCTCCCGAGCCAGTCCCTCCGGAAATGGTCAGGACTGTAAAGCTAACAATAGAGATTCCCTTAATAGTAGGGGGAGGAATAAAGACTGGAGAGCAGGTAAGAGAATTAACTAGGGCAGGCGCAGATATAATAGTAACTGGAACGGCAATAGAATCAGCAAGAAGTTTAGAAGAGGCAAGAAAAAGGCTTGAAAACTTAAGAAAGGGCCTATAA